The following proteins are encoded in a genomic region of Syngnathus acus chromosome 22, fSynAcu1.2, whole genome shotgun sequence:
- the dcaf5 gene encoding DDB1- and CUL4-associated factor 5: MKELKGCGMRSSVGFLSRRRLTGHPLMKDEFQRRRLAGCTSLYKKDMLGHFGCVNAIEFSNNGGEWLVSGGDDRRVLLWNMGEALHARSKPLKLKGEHLSNIFCLAFDSSNKRVFSGGNDEQVILHDVERRETLNVFLHIDAVYSLSVSPVNDNVFASSSDDGRVLIWDTREPPYGEPFCLANYSSAFHSVMFNPVEPRLLATANSKEGVGLWDIRKPRSTLLRYGGSMSLQSAMSVRFNSTGTQLLALRRRLPPVLYELHSRLPSFQFDNQGYFNYCTMKSCCFAGDRDQYILSGSDDFNLYMWKIPKDPETGGRVVNGAFMVLKGHRSIVNQVRFNPHTYMICSSGVEKVIKVWSPYQQPDSLGDLDGCVEDTCRSLYTHEEYISLVLNSGSGLSHDYVSQSIQEDPRMMAFFDSLVRRELEGWSSDSDSDLSEDAIMQLHARGRRPTRAATAAAAAATGVDEAEVGAEDSDNSSSGGDDEERSRRQSSRPPSVFLTNDDSDSDSAFWLDPMPRPRSPSPRDYATLSIPSSTSPSLPAGASSSSASASSSSSEDDERRSAVRRRNVARRQRMRVASRAGELTDPAGQALFSAIDSCSYPSISIHDLTSSEEEASERDGGKRRLSLSDLVCGSPVMSPETREDASEPAAGRHGRTEAISDDGDGEAETNGRHRDAAAGQPEREAGVAEAADTRTGERLKVATQKRTHAGSEEGECGSSEKKLKT, translated from the exons ATGAAAGAGCTGAAGGGCTGCGGTATGCGCTCTTCGGTGGGCTTTCTGTCCCGCCGCCGGTTGACGGGGCATCCGCTGATGAAGGACGAGTTCCAGCGGCGCAGGTTGGCCGGTTGCACCAGCCTGTACAAGAAGGACATGCTCGGACACTTTGGCTGCGTCAACGCCATCGAATTCTCCAACAACGGCGGCGAGTGGCTGGTGTCCG gCGGAGATGACCGGCGGGTGCTCTTGTGGAACATGGGAGAAGCCCTCCACGCTCGCTCCAAGCCACTCAAGCTAAAGGGAGAACATTTGTCCAACATCTTCTGCCTCGCCTTTGATAGCAGCAACAAGAGGGTCTTCTCAGGAG GAAACGACGAGCAGGTGATTCTTCACGACGTGGAGCG GCGGGAGACGCTCAACGTGTTCTTGCACATCGACGCCGTGTACAGCCTCTCGGTCAGCCCCGTAAACGACAACGTCTTCGCCAGCTCGTCCGACGACGGCCGCGTCCTCATCTGGGACACGCGAGAGCCGCCGTACGGAG AACCGTTTTGCCTGGCCAATTACTCGTCGGCCTTTCACAGCGTGATGTTTAACCCGGTGGAGCCTCGGCTGCTGGCCACCGCCAACTCCAAAGAAGGCGTCGGGCTGTGGGACATCCGCAAGCCTCGCAG CACGCTGCTGCGCTACGGCGGCAGCATGTCGCTGCAGAGCGCCATGAGCGTGCGATTCAACAGCACGGGCACGCAGCTGCTGGCGCTGCGCCGCCGCCTGCCGCCCGTCCTCTACGAGCTGCACTCGCGCCTGCCCAGCTTTCAGTTCGACAACCAGGGCTACTTCAACTACTGCACCATGAAAAGCTGCTGCTTTGCCGGAGACCGCGATCAG TACATCCTGTCCGGCTCGGATGACTTTAACCTCTACATGTGGAAAATCCCCAAGGACCCCGAAACGG GCGGACGCGTGGTGAACGGCGCCTTCATGGTCCTCAAAGGCCACCGCTCCATCGTCAACCAGGTCCGCTTCAACCCGCATACGTACATGATCTGCTCCTCTGGCGTGGAAAAGGTCATCAAG GTTTGGAGTCCTTACCAGCAGCCCGACAGCCTGGGTGATCTGGACGGCTGCGTGGAGGACACGTGCCGCAGCCTGTACACGCACGAGGAGTACATCAGCCTGGTGCTGAACAGCGGCAGCGGCCTGTCGCACGACTACGTCAGCCAGTCCATTCAGGAGGACCCGCGCATGATGGCCTTTTTCGATTCGCTGGTGCGCCGCGAGCTCGAGGGATGGAGTTCCGATTCGGACTCGGACCTGAGCGAGGACGCCATCATGCAGCTGCACGCTCGCGGCCGTCGCCCCACCCGAGCGGCGACGGCAGCGGCGGCCGCCGCCACGGGCGTGGACGAGGCTGAAGTCGGAGCGGAGGACTCTGATAATTCCAGCTCGGGAGGGGACGACGAGGAGCGCTCCAGGAGACAGAGCAGCAGGCCGCCATCAGTTTTTTTGACAAACGACGACTCCGATTCGGACAGCGCGTTTTGGCTGGACCCGATGCCGCGCCCACGCTCGCCGAGCCCGCGCGATTACGCCACCTTGTCCATCCCCTCGTCCACCTCGCCCTCACTGCCCGCCGGCGCCTCCAGTTCCTCGGCCAGCGCCTCCAGCTCCAGCAGCGAGGACGACGAGCGGCGCAGTGCCGTGCGGCGGCGCAACGTAGCCAGGCGGCAACGCATGCGCGTGGCCTCGCGCGCCGGCGAGCTGACCGACCCCGCCGGCCAAGCCTTGTTCTCCGCCATCGACTCGTGCAGCTACCCGTCCATCTCCATCCACGACTTGACGTCCTCGGAGGAGGAGGCGTCGGAACGAGACGGCGGGAAACGCCGCCTGAGCCTGTCGGATTTGGTGTGCGGCAGCCCGGTGATGTCGCCCGAGACTCGGGAGGACGCGAGCGAGCCGGCGGCGGGGCGTCACGGCAGGACTGAGGCCATCTCGGACGATGGAGACGGAGAGGCGGAAACGAACGGGCGCCACCGAGACGCCGCTGCCGGACAGCCGGAGCGCGAGGCCGGCGTGGCGGAGGCGGCGGACACGAGGACGGGAGAAAGGCTCAAAGTCGCCACGCAGAAGCGGACTCATGCGGGATCAGAAGAGGGTGAGTGCGGCTCCTCAGAGAAGAAGCTCAAAACATAG